A genomic window from Candidatus Acididesulfobacter guangdongensis includes:
- a CDS encoding flagellar hook-length control protein FliK, with the protein MNNFNILQAAAGVAGSVLPNIFAGSPALDLSLTALSYAGSPAVSEFGNILNSFNTDTTLSDNVSVSANSAPGASLSTGVNYPSESVGASSILNNEFSGTAGGGSGTGASAVYGGSYGALPPYAEGISGIAYSALSPSESLNQQNQSAAASVQNGAGESGLSDQLDSNGAVPGVSAAYNKNEISPSSSVSTVLTAMQNGYAPLGASAPAVISNNNSFNRNGTASGGADTANSGSNSSGQTDNNGYNTNNAGGTSAIGKKDTKNIAYNNAADINGDGSAADSKTAASNAENNAGSTGNKDKAGSSPDINGNSKTGIAAIKSGSAADFRNMSDARASLSSKNTDVNNNIGSGNEKTDGKSSDASVSISDNLSAANNPSAAAGLKNVKSAGNMDVNAGNDITVGSDSHSAGKADSAGGVGSGKGIKNGITNTAGIADNVNADNNYSGDNNSGGSSNIASLNKNSKNGYEKSNNMNLSKNNTEKEYGKYYNNGKNSTNDGIYGDNSSSSDSGQNNNAKMSVLSAYFLNGGTDSGKLSSDSGENTKLTMLDGKNAEFNDLLNGGLSQTSVSLGSLNGGRAAGNGSGADGSGSNFSNELAASLNNDINSAAGDNTGPASLTASTLSVMLKKNMQSAVITLKPASLGSIKINLSITGADGSSVNGLNKLIAVNILTQTNEAKNMLQSSSSNLTDALKNQGFTSINLNISSGFNNSGGDGSQSFADNYSANDGKNYASSLNSGYKNADGGSISGGAINSGGALPLMRGNSVIDYFV; encoded by the coding sequence ATGAATAATTTTAATATACTACAGGCAGCAGCAGGTGTCGCAGGTTCGGTTCTGCCGAATATTTTTGCCGGTTCGCCTGCGCTGGATTTGTCCTTGACGGCGTTATCGTATGCCGGTTCGCCTGCTGTTTCAGAATTCGGCAATATCCTTAACAGTTTTAACACTGATACGACGCTTTCAGATAACGTTTCTGTTTCCGCAAATTCTGCACCTGGGGCAAGTTTATCGACCGGCGTTAATTATCCGTCTGAAAGCGTGGGTGCGAGCAGTATATTAAATAATGAATTCTCAGGTACTGCCGGCGGCGGTTCAGGAACCGGCGCTTCCGCAGTTTACGGCGGCTCATACGGCGCATTACCGCCGTATGCCGAAGGAATTTCAGGCATCGCTTATTCAGCTCTTTCTCCTTCCGAGTCGCTAAATCAGCAGAATCAAAGTGCTGCGGCATCTGTACAAAACGGCGCAGGAGAAAGCGGTTTATCTGACCAGTTAGATTCTAATGGCGCTGTTCCTGGCGTCAGCGCCGCATACAATAAAAATGAAATTTCGCCGAGCAGCAGCGTTTCGACAGTTTTAACCGCTATGCAGAACGGTTATGCACCGCTTGGTGCATCTGCTCCGGCGGTTATAAGTAATAATAATTCGTTTAACCGGAACGGCACTGCATCTGGTGGGGCCGATACTGCAAATAGCGGCAGCAACAGCAGCGGACAAACAGACAATAACGGCTATAACACAAATAATGCCGGCGGTACGTCCGCAATTGGCAAAAAAGATACAAAGAATATTGCTTATAATAATGCAGCCGACATAAACGGCGACGGCTCGGCAGCAGATAGTAAAACTGCGGCTTCAAATGCCGAAAATAATGCAGGTTCAACCGGTAATAAAGATAAAGCCGGAAGCAGTCCAGATATAAACGGCAATAGCAAAACTGGTATTGCCGCTATAAAGAGTGGCAGCGCAGCAGATTTCCGCAATATGTCCGACGCCAGAGCTTCATTAAGCAGCAAAAATACCGATGTTAATAATAACATTGGTTCAGGAAATGAAAAAACAGACGGTAAATCATCAGACGCTTCTGTTTCTATATCGGATAATTTATCGGCAGCAAATAACCCGTCAGCCGCTGCCGGTTTAAAAAACGTAAAAAGCGCCGGCAATATGGATGTTAACGCCGGTAATGATATTACGGTCGGTTCTGATTCCCATTCTGCCGGAAAAGCTGACTCTGCCGGCGGCGTAGGCAGCGGCAAAGGTATTAAAAACGGTATTACAAACACAGCCGGCATAGCAGATAATGTAAATGCCGATAACAACTATAGCGGAGATAATAATAGCGGCGGTTCATCAAATATTGCTTCTTTAAATAAAAACAGCAAAAACGGCTATGAAAAATCAAATAATATGAATCTTAGCAAGAATAATACTGAAAAAGAATACGGCAAATATTATAATAATGGTAAAAATAGCACTAATGACGGCATCTACGGTGATAATTCATCATCGTCAGATTCTGGACAGAATAATAATGCAAAAATGTCTGTTTTATCTGCCTATTTTTTAAATGGCGGAACAGATTCAGGCAAATTAAGTTCAGACAGCGGCGAAAACACTAAATTAACCATGCTTGACGGTAAAAATGCAGAGTTTAATGATTTACTGAACGGTGGATTATCTCAAACATCAGTTTCTTTAGGTTCTTTAAACGGCGGCAGAGCGGCAGGAAACGGAAGCGGTGCAGATGGTTCAGGTTCTAATTTTTCAAATGAATTGGCTGCAAGTCTGAATAATGATATAAATAGCGCAGCGGGCGACAATACAGGTCCGGCGTCACTCACCGCAAGCACTCTGTCCGTTATGCTCAAAAAAAATATGCAGTCGGCGGTAATAACATTAAAACCGGCTTCGCTCGGCAGCATTAAAATTAATCTTTCTATCACCGGCGCAGACGGCAGCAGCGTAAACGGTTTAAATAAATTAATAGCCGTTAATATTTTAACGCAGACTAATGAAGCGAAAAATATGCTGCAGTCTTCATCGTCAAATCTTACAGATGCTCTTAAAAATCAAGGATTTACATCTATAAATTTAAATATAAGTTCAGGGTTTAATAATAGCGGCGGAGACGGCTCTCAGTCTTTTGCGGATAATTATTCCGCTAATGACGGCAAAAATTATGCTTCCTCTCTAAACAGTGGATATAAAAACGCTGACGGCGGCAGCATATCCGGCGGCGCAATTAATAGCGGCGGAGCACTGCCGCTCATGCGAGGCAATTCGGTTATTGATTATTTTGTTTAA
- a CDS encoding flagellar hook-basal body complex protein encodes MSVNALFTAVSGLNANQTYLGVVGNNIANSNTDGFKSSDPIFENLVSQTMSGTSSSQEGLGTDVYSIQQEFGQGALQTTSNPLDMAIDGNGFFIVQAPNGSTFYTRNGQFSENASGNIVDPTGNIVQGYPLSSSGVASSGSPQPISLNTGAISPKATTTATLTANLDSNISPQDTPTTTAGDFMGGYLTKSVTAGASSVAVSGLTFKGTAGEAPTSLLIGNGDGTSNSFDVKSYTTSSGATYTLTNSGLYEDAGTPLPSSSSVTSVTFSQPLTSSFLQNTAISQGTLGLASTSGITSGDSIQINTDGNGGSGSDSYQFLNTVSSVVTPGTVALENAMPSGDTSEPFKAGGNVIAGPASDYYSTTINTYDSLGNALPLTVTFAPVSSTAGSWNAYYSINGTAAQRVSYNTITSSSSTSPDITFSTDGTITSGQSLPITDVPAYAGGTTATKLPDGATSPLTVALNLDNLTQYAAPSATTSFIQNGYSTGTLTSFTVDKSGRITGLFSNGQTKYLYQVALANFIAPTGLVSEGNSLYSQSYASGQPAIGTAQTGNFGYITDSALEQSNVNISSQFTDMIIAQNAYVANSKVLTTENAMLTSLEQAVA; translated from the coding sequence ATGTCAGTCAACGCTCTTTTTACGGCAGTTTCGGGATTAAATGCCAATCAGACATATCTTGGAGTCGTAGGTAACAATATCGCCAATTCAAATACGGACGGGTTTAAATCTTCCGACCCTATTTTCGAAAATCTTGTGAGTCAGACTATGAGCGGCACATCAAGTTCACAGGAAGGACTCGGCACCGACGTTTATTCTATTCAGCAGGAGTTCGGACAGGGCGCTCTGCAGACCACGTCAAATCCGCTTGATATGGCTATTGACGGCAACGGTTTTTTTATCGTGCAGGCGCCTAACGGAAGCACATTTTATACGAGAAACGGACAATTTTCAGAGAACGCCAGCGGAAATATTGTTGACCCGACGGGGAATATAGTTCAGGGTTATCCTTTGAGTTCTTCAGGGGTAGCTTCTTCAGGTTCTCCGCAGCCTATAAGCCTTAATACCGGAGCGATATCGCCAAAAGCAACGACTACGGCTACATTAACGGCAAATCTTGATTCTAATATAAGTCCGCAGGATACTCCGACTACAACTGCTGGGGATTTTATGGGCGGATATTTGACAAAATCTGTCACTGCAGGCGCATCCTCAGTTGCCGTAAGCGGTTTGACATTTAAAGGTACGGCAGGTGAGGCTCCGACATCATTACTTATAGGAAACGGAGACGGCACGTCAAATAGCTTTGATGTAAAATCCTATACAACTAGCAGCGGCGCTACTTATACTCTTACTAATAGCGGTTTATATGAAGATGCTGGAACTCCGTTACCTAGTTCATCATCCGTCACTTCAGTCACTTTTTCACAGCCGCTTACAAGTTCTTTTTTGCAAAATACCGCAATTTCGCAGGGTACTCTCGGTCTAGCTTCTACGTCAGGCATAACCTCTGGAGACTCTATACAGATAAATACTGACGGCAACGGTGGTTCAGGAAGCGATTCGTACCAGTTTTTAAATACTGTTTCAAGTGTTGTAACGCCGGGCACGGTAGCTTTAGAAAATGCTATGCCGTCCGGCGATACCAGTGAACCTTTTAAAGCAGGCGGGAACGTTATTGCAGGACCGGCAAGCGATTATTATTCTACTACTATAAATACATATGATTCGCTGGGGAATGCTTTACCCCTAACCGTCACATTTGCTCCTGTTTCATCAACCGCCGGAAGTTGGAATGCCTATTATTCTATTAACGGCACGGCTGCCCAGAGGGTTTCTTATAACACAATAACTTCTTCTTCTTCAACAAGTCCTGACATCACATTTAGCACAGACGGTACTATCACAAGCGGCCAATCATTGCCGATAACGGATGTTCCTGCTTACGCCGGAGGGACTACCGCTACAAAACTCCCCGACGGCGCTACTTCGCCTTTAACAGTGGCTCTTAATCTGGATAATCTTACACAGTACGCAGCGCCGTCCGCTACCACTTCTTTTATTCAGAACGGCTATTCGACCGGAACACTCACGAGTTTTACTGTTGATAAATCGGGAAGGATAACGGGCTTATTTTCAAACGGACAGACGAAATATTTATATCAGGTCGCTCTTGCCAATTTTATAGCTCCTACAGGTTTAGTATCTGAGGGCAACAGTCTTTATTCGCAGAGCTATGCTTCGGGACAGCCGGCAATAGGTACGGCTCAAACCGGAAATTTCGGCTATATAACAGATTCGGCTTTGGAACAGTCTAACGTTAATATATCAAGCCAGTTTACCGACATGATAATAGCCCAGAACGCTTATGTCGCAAACTCAAAAGTGTTGACCACAGAAAACGCAATGCTTACATCTCTTGAACAGGCTGTTGCATAA
- a CDS encoding sigma-54-dependent Fis family transcriptional regulator yields the protein MTENRIISGTVGETAKIGDKIMIVDDDPHMRSALSLGLSKLNMKGEIFSSAEDALEYINKNINGKHFNDFFLIISDLNLSGMDGVSFLNSLKTIDEFNNIPFVIITAYGTIESAISAIKNGAADYLLKPFGIADLENIIKNSKERIIHYINNTFDADKNNINSAQIINNADNSSGKSIININILDNAQLNGNKNDFIFLSEKMKEIESFINVIAPTDATVLITGESGTGKEVAAKYIHNKSGRKGDFIAVNCSAIVSTLLESELFGHEKGAFTGASSRKIGKFELADGGTILLDEIGDMDKNLQAKILRTLQENYIDRVGGDSPVRINSRVIAATNKDLKKMVEEGMFREDLYYRLNVLPIELPPLRERKIDIKPLSIFFIRKYTMKYFRKIGRISEEALTYLLSLDYKGNVRELENIIERGVILAQNSDTLNISHLSGLNHINVNGGTYHSHDKPVSADDFNSRENSRDNNTNTNSVQNDYAAENCVNESCGNRNYVNIDDDRNYTNINTNINDNINDNVVSSCDIMNSNHPDSVNNDIAKYGKGAEGCIDIPTIREMEKKLIGEALKKTGGNKNKASELLGITSRTLRNKLKEFEAESGTDTKD from the coding sequence ATGACTGAAAATAGAATTATATCCGGAACTGTAGGTGAAACAGCCAAAATAGGCGATAAAATTATGATAGTCGATGACGACCCTCATATGCGTTCTGCATTAAGTCTCGGTCTTTCCAAGTTAAATATGAAAGGGGAAATTTTTTCCTCTGCAGAAGATGCGCTGGAATATATAAATAAAAACATAAACGGAAAACATTTCAATGATTTTTTCCTTATAATTTCAGATTTGAATCTTTCTGGTATGGACGGCGTCAGCTTTTTAAATAGTTTAAAGACAATAGATGAATTTAATAATATACCGTTTGTCATCATTACCGCGTACGGCACTATTGAAAGCGCAATATCGGCTATAAAGAACGGAGCTGCCGATTATCTTCTAAAACCTTTTGGCATAGCAGATTTGGAAAATATAATAAAAAACAGCAAGGAACGTATTATTCATTATATTAATAATACTTTTGATGCAGATAAAAATAATATTAACAGCGCTCAAATTATAAATAATGCCGATAATAGTTCCGGCAAGTCTATCATAAATATAAATATTTTAGACAATGCGCAACTAAACGGCAATAAAAACGATTTCATTTTTTTATCGGAAAAAATGAAAGAAATAGAATCTTTTATAAACGTTATAGCTCCAACAGACGCTACGGTTTTAATAACCGGAGAATCAGGCACCGGAAAGGAAGTTGCGGCAAAATATATTCATAATAAATCCGGAAGAAAGGGCGATTTTATTGCCGTAAACTGTTCTGCAATTGTTTCTACGCTTCTTGAAAGCGAACTTTTCGGTCATGAGAAGGGTGCGTTTACGGGTGCTTCATCCAGAAAAATAGGAAAATTTGAACTGGCAGACGGCGGTACGATATTACTTGACGAAATCGGAGATATGGATAAAAATCTTCAGGCTAAAATTTTAAGGACCCTTCAGGAAAATTATATAGACAGGGTAGGGGGAGACAGTCCTGTCCGGATCAATTCGAGGGTTATAGCCGCAACCAACAAAGATTTAAAAAAAATGGTTGAAGAAGGAATGTTCAGAGAAGATTTATATTATAGGCTAAATGTTCTGCCTATTGAGCTGCCTCCGTTAAGAGAGAGAAAAATAGATATAAAACCGCTCAGCATATTTTTTATACGCAAATATACTATGAAATATTTTAGAAAAATCGGCAGAATATCGGAAGAGGCGCTAACCTACCTGCTTTCGCTCGATTACAAAGGAAATGTCAGAGAATTGGAGAACATAATAGAAAGGGGCGTTATACTTGCTCAGAACAGCGATACGCTTAATATATCCCATTTAAGCGGTTTAAATCATATAAACGTAAACGGCGGTACATATCATAGTCACGACAAGCCGGTTTCAGCAGACGATTTTAATAGCCGTGAAAATAGCAGAGATAACAACACCAATACAAATAGCGTTCAGAATGATTATGCCGCAGAAAACTGCGTAAATGAAAGCTGCGGTAATAGAAATTATGTAAACATTGATGACGATAGAAATTATACCAATATAAATACTAATATTAATGACAATATCAATGATAACGTAGTTTCTTCCTGCGATATTATGAACAGCAATCATCCGGACAGTGTTAATAATGATATTGCCAAATACGGTAAAGGCGCCGAAGGCTGCATCGATATTCCGACCATCAGAGAAATGGAGAAAAAATTAATAGGCGAAGCGCTTAAAAAAACCGGCGGAAATAAAAATAAAGCGTCTGAACTGCTCGGTATCACGTCAAGAACATTAAGGAATAAATTAAAAGAATTTGAAGCGGAGTCAGGCACTGATACAAAAGATTAA
- the flgB gene encoding flagellar basal body rod protein FlgB, protein MELFGKIYGVLDESLNVLSARQNVIASNIANANTPGYKEKTVNFEKIMQDAVGSENSLNLKTNSPKDFINLGVNNINNSESFSSANIEAQKVQSVPALDGNTVNMGTEMAEMSANAIRFEAVSTLLSKKFTMLNYAITQTTP, encoded by the coding sequence ATGGAACTTTTTGGAAAAATATACGGCGTATTAGATGAAAGTTTAAATGTCCTGAGCGCCAGACAGAATGTTATAGCTTCAAATATCGCCAATGCCAATACACCGGGCTACAAGGAGAAGACTGTTAATTTTGAAAAAATTATGCAGGATGCCGTCGGCTCTGAAAATTCTCTCAACTTGAAAACAAACAGTCCTAAAGACTTTATAAATCTTGGTGTCAATAATATTAACAATTCTGAAAGTTTCAGCAGCGCAAATATAGAAGCTCAAAAAGTTCAGTCCGTACCGGCGCTTGACGGTAATACGGTGAATATGGGTACCGAAATGGCGGAAATGTCTGCTAACGCGATAAGGTTTGAGGCAGTCTCTACACTTCTTTCTAAGAAGTTTACGATGCTTAATTATGCTATTACGCAAACTACGCCGTAA
- the flgC gene encoding flagellar basal body rod protein FlgC, with product MSFNVSLQIAAEGLNAERIRMNVISSNLANINTDNAGNGLPYVKKEPVFKTTDFGNYFGVEVDKIENSNDPFSLKYDPSNPLANKAGYVKIPNISSIRELVDMISATRAYQADSQVIAESKAMSQASLKI from the coding sequence ATGAGTTTCAATGTTTCGCTGCAGATTGCGGCAGAAGGGTTAAACGCAGAAAGAATAAGAATGAATGTTATATCCTCTAATCTTGCCAATATAAATACCGATAACGCCGGCAACGGTCTGCCGTACGTAAAAAAAGAACCTGTATTTAAAACTACCGATTTCGGAAATTATTTCGGCGTAGAGGTCGATAAAATTGAAAACTCAAACGACCCTTTTTCTTTAAAGTACGATCCGTCAAATCCTTTAGCTAACAAAGCCGGCTATGTTAAGATACCTAATATTTCTTCTATACGTGAATTAGTCGATATGATTTCCGCTACACGGGCGTATCAGGCTGATTCTCAGGTTATAGCCGAATCTAAAGCGATGTCTCAGGCATCTTTAAAGATTTAA
- the fliE gene encoding flagellar hook-basal body complex protein FliE — MTIPINSININSIKELNPDNITNPASPSSSSSDGSGSGSFADTLSGYINKVNDSQIEANKQAEMIATGKSSNIHQAMIDMEKANDSFELMMQMRNKIITAYNTVMDMQV, encoded by the coding sequence ATGACAATTCCTATAAATAGCATAAATATTAATTCCATAAAAGAATTAAATCCTGATAATATAACAAATCCTGCTTCGCCGTCATCTTCATCCTCTGACGGCAGCGGCTCCGGAAGTTTCGCAGATACTCTTTCCGGATATATAAATAAGGTCAACGATTCTCAAATAGAGGCTAATAAACAGGCGGAAATGATTGCTACCGGAAAATCTTCAAACATACATCAAGCTATGATCGATATGGAGAAGGCAAATGATTCTTTCGAACTTATGATGCAGATGAGAAATAAAATAATTACGGCTTATAATACCGTTATGGATATGCAGGTTTAG
- the fliF gene encoding flagellar M-ring protein FliF, whose protein sequence is MAATAKDFGAQFKKFYTDLSIERKIIFAVLIAGVLAAIYFMAMYASAPKYRVLFSNLNPSSASAIINKLHTYAIPYKLADQGKTILVPKSKVYLTRLKLASAGLPRQEGVGFSIFDKYQIGMTDFIQHVEYQRALQGELERTINELNQVKYSKVIIVLPRHSVFVTRRIPAKASVIIKLRPGTSLSRQEIQGILHLVASSVQGLKSKNITIVDTKGKILSLPHRKNFVYSTYQLSYVKKVELSLENKIDNMLVPVVGSGNVVSKVFVKVNFSKKVESKETYNPNTTAIASQETYKSSSVGAVKPKGVPGAKSNLPPGKVPIPVMTPKKDNVKKVITNYDVSKKIEKISYPVGTIQKIDASVLVNGTYIKIKNKAGKITAKYTPRPASQIALFKNIVKTAIGYSKLAKDKVIVANMPFKKVSRYIPAPPKKTFVTIIKSHLMEIIKYFVILIAVLLLILLVLKPIMSYITAYKHKEEEENLEDRRGEAIAQLKEQEPPKPEPTLKEVAMNIVHTDPESATNYVKTLLRENGRDV, encoded by the coding sequence ATGGCAGCTACAGCTAAAGATTTCGGAGCACAATTTAAAAAATTTTATACAGACTTGTCAATAGAGCGCAAAATAATATTTGCAGTTCTTATAGCCGGAGTTTTAGCCGCTATTTATTTTATGGCTATGTACGCTTCTGCGCCTAAATACCGTGTTTTATTTTCTAATCTAAATCCGTCCAGCGCATCGGCTATAATAAATAAATTGCACACCTATGCAATACCTTATAAACTCGCAGACCAGGGCAAAACTATTTTAGTTCCTAAAAGCAAGGTTTATCTTACAAGACTGAAACTAGCTTCGGCGGGGCTACCCAGACAGGAAGGCGTCGGATTTTCTATATTTGACAAATATCAGATAGGCATGACGGATTTTATTCAGCATGTCGAATACCAGCGGGCATTGCAGGGAGAACTTGAACGAACTATAAACGAACTTAATCAGGTAAAATATTCAAAGGTTATCATTGTCCTGCCGCGCCATTCCGTTTTTGTTACAAGGAGAATCCCCGCAAAAGCCTCCGTCATCATCAAACTGCGTCCGGGAACAAGCCTGAGCAGACAGGAAATTCAAGGTATTTTACATCTTGTCGCCAGCTCCGTTCAGGGATTGAAATCAAAAAATATTACGATAGTAGATACTAAAGGCAAGATACTTTCTCTGCCGCACAGAAAAAATTTTGTCTATTCTACTTATCAGCTTAGCTATGTAAAAAAAGTAGAACTCAGCCTTGAAAACAAAATTGACAACATGCTAGTGCCGGTTGTCGGAAGCGGCAACGTTGTATCTAAAGTATTTGTCAAAGTTAATTTTTCAAAAAAAGTAGAATCCAAAGAAACATATAATCCCAACACGACCGCCATCGCGTCTCAGGAAACTTATAAATCGTCTTCCGTAGGCGCTGTTAAACCTAAAGGCGTACCAGGCGCAAAATCAAACCTGCCGCCCGGGAAAGTGCCGATTCCCGTTATGACGCCTAAAAAAGATAATGTAAAAAAAGTAATTACAAATTATGATGTCTCAAAGAAAATAGAAAAAATTTCTTATCCTGTTGGAACTATTCAGAAAATTGACGCCTCTGTCTTAGTCAACGGAACATATATAAAAATAAAAAATAAAGCTGGAAAAATCACGGCAAAATATACGCCTAGACCTGCAAGCCAGATTGCATTATTTAAAAATATAGTAAAAACCGCAATCGGTTACTCAAAGTTGGCTAAAGACAAAGTTATAGTTGCAAATATGCCTTTTAAAAAGGTCTCGCGATACATCCCTGCTCCGCCTAAAAAAACATTTGTAACAATAATCAAATCACATTTAATGGAGATAATAAAATATTTTGTAATACTTATAGCAGTACTTCTTTTAATATTATTGGTTTTAAAACCGATAATGAGCTATATTACGGCGTATAAGCACAAAGAAGAGGAAGAAAATTTGGAAGACCGCAGGGGTGAAGCGATAGCTCAGCTTAAAGAGCAGGAACCGCCTAAACCTGAACCTACTCTAAAAGAAGTGGCGATGAATATTGTTCACACAGACCCGGAATCGGCTACTAATTATGTTAAAACCCTTTTAAGAGAAAATGGAAGGGACGTATAA
- the fliG gene encoding flagellar motor switch protein FliG, whose protein sequence is MAKKFIGPEKAAAFLVSIGEDAASEIFKKLDLVEIQKITKYMNQLPPISKEDSDAILKDFNSNFGNVDLVIKADDYVKNLIARSLDPEKAKKVLDNLHGPIEEEGLETLKWLDPHVIADFVRNEHPQTVALILGHLEPMQAAAVLSLLPASVRSQVVFRLSKLERIPPGVIKDLDEVLQEQLKSAGSTQSKLVGGVKIVAEILNNMDKSIEEPIMNDIEKLDKEEAEKIRELMFTFDDLAEVDDKSMQVILREISHDQIVMALKAAGDEVKDKILANVSKRAQEMIVDDLEAMGPKKLSEVEKVQHEILKIARRLEDEGKISIAVKSESEKLV, encoded by the coding sequence ATGGCAAAAAAATTTATAGGACCTGAAAAAGCCGCAGCATTTCTTGTTTCAATAGGCGAAGATGCCGCTTCAGAGATATTTAAGAAATTAGACCTTGTTGAAATTCAAAAAATAACAAAATATATGAATCAGCTTCCGCCTATTTCCAAAGAGGATTCTGATGCTATACTTAAAGATTTCAATTCAAATTTCGGCAATGTGGATTTAGTTATTAAAGCCGACGATTACGTGAAAAATTTAATTGCAAGGTCGCTTGATCCTGAGAAAGCTAAAAAAGTTTTGGATAATTTACACGGTCCTATAGAAGAAGAAGGTTTAGAGACATTAAAATGGCTCGACCCCCACGTTATAGCCGATTTTGTCAGAAATGAACATCCTCAAACCGTCGCTCTTATACTGGGACATCTTGAACCGATGCAGGCTGCGGCAGTTTTAAGCCTCCTGCCTGCATCAGTAAGGTCTCAAGTGGTTTTCAGACTGTCTAAACTGGAAAGAATCCCGCCCGGCGTTATAAAAGACCTTGACGAAGTGCTTCAGGAACAGCTGAAATCTGCCGGTTCTACCCAGAGCAAATTAGTCGGGGGCGTTAAAATAGTCGCCGAGATACTTAACAATATGGATAAATCTATTGAAGAGCCTATTATGAACGATATCGAAAAACTTGACAAAGAAGAGGCTGAAAAAATAAGAGAACTGATGTTTACCTTTGACGACCTTGCCGAAGTTGACGATAAATCTATGCAGGTTATTCTGCGTGAAATTTCTCACGATCAGATAGTTATGGCTCTCAAAGCAGCGGGCGACGAAGTGAAAGATAAAATTCTTGCAAACGTTTCAAAAAGAGCGCAGGAAATGATAGTTGACGACCTTGAAGCTATGGGACCAAAAAAACTTTCCGAAGTTGAAAAAGTTCAGCATGAAATATTAAAAATTGCTAGAAGATTAGAAGATGAAGGCAAAATAAGCATTGCGGTAAAATCGGAAAGCGAAAAACTTGTATAA